The proteins below are encoded in one region of Neofelis nebulosa isolate mNeoNeb1 chromosome 17, mNeoNeb1.pri, whole genome shotgun sequence:
- the SLC12A3 gene encoding solute carrier family 12 member 3 isoform X6, which translates to MAELPGSEMPGDPTLCSGRFSISTLLGGDEPPPPAAYDSSHPSHLTHGSTFYMRTFGYNTIDVVPAYEHYANSALPGEPRKVRPTLAHLHSFLKQEGGHLHALAFDSRPGHEMTDGLVEDETGTNSEKNPGEPVRFGWVKGVMIRCMLNIWGVILYLRLPWITAQAGIVLTWIIILLSVTVTSITGLSISAISTNGKVKSGGTYFLISRSLGPELGGSIGLIFAFANAVGVAMHTVGFAETVRDLLQEYGTPIVDPINDIRIIGVVTVTVLLAISLAGMEWESKAQVLFFLVIMISFANYLVGTLIPPSEDKASKGFFSYRADIFVQNLVPDWRGAEGSFFGMFSIFFPSATGILAGANISGDLKDPAVAIPKGTLMAIFWTTVSYLAISATIGSCVVRDASGVLNATVTPGSGACEGLACGYGWNFTECAHQHSCRYGLINYYQTMSMVSGFAPLITAGVFGATLSSALACLVSAAKVFQCLCEDQLYPLIGFFGKGYGKNKEPVRGYLLAYAIAVAFIIIAELNTIAPIISNFFLCSYALINFSCFHASITNSPGWRPSFRYYSKWTALFGAVISVVIMFLLTWWAALIAIGVVLFLLLYVIYKKPEVNWGSSVQAGSYNLALSYSVGLNKVEDHIKNYRPQCLVLTGPPNFRPALVDFVGTFTRNLSLMVCGHVLIGPRKQRMPELRLIANGHTKWLNKRKIKAFYSDVIAEDLRSGVQILMQATGLGRMKPNILVIGFKKNWQSAHPATVEDYIGILHDAFDFNYGVCVMRMREGLNVSEVMQAHMDPEALVREEQASTMFQSEQGKKTIDIYWLFDDGGLTLLIPYLLGRKKRWNKCRIRVFVGGQINRMDQERKAIISLLSKFRLGFHDVHVLPDINQKPRAEHTKRFEDMIAPFRLNDGLKDEAAVTEMRRDCPWKISDEEINKNRVKSLRQVRLNEILLDSSQDAALVVITLPIGRKGKCPSSLYMAWLETLSQDLRPPVILIRGNQENVLTFYCQ; encoded by the exons ATGGCAGAGCTGCCGGGGTCAGAGATGCCAGGGGACCCCACGCTGTGCAGCGGGCGCTTCAGCATCAGCACGCTGCTGGGGGGCGATGAGCCCCCACCGCCGGCTGCCTATGACAGCAGCCACCCCAGCCACCTGACCCACGGCAGCACCTTCTACATGCGCACCTTCGGCTACAACACTATCGATGTGGTGCCCGCCTACGAGCACTATGCCAACAGCGCCCTGCCTGGAGAGCCCCGAAAGGTCCGGCCCACGCTGGCCCATCTGCACTCCTTCCTCAAG CAGGAAGGCGGCCATCTGCACGCCTTGGCCTTCGACAGCCGGCCCGGCCATGAGATGACTGACGGGCTGGTGGAGGACGAGACAGGCACCAACAGTGAGAAGAACCCTGGGGAGCCCGTGCGCTTTGGCTGGGTCAAGGGGGTGATG atCCGTTGCATGCTCAATATCTGGGGCGTGATCCTCTACCTACGGCTCCCCTGGATTACAGCCCAGGCGGGCATCG tccTGACCTGGATCATCATCTTGCTCTCGGTCACGGTGACCTCCATCACGGGCCTCTCCATCTCGGCCATCTCTACCAACGGCAAGGTCAAGTCAG GTGGCACCTACTTCCTCATCTCCCGGAGTCTCGGCCCAGAGCTCGGGGGCTCCATCGGCCTCATTTTCGCTTTTGCCAATGCTGTGGGCGTGGCCATGCACACCGTGGGCTTTGCAGAGACCGTGCGGGACCTGCTCCAG GAGTACGGCACGCCCATCGTGGACCCCATCAATGACATCCGCATCATTGGCGTGGTCACCGTCACCGTGCTGCTGGCCATCTCCCTGGCTGGCATGGAGTGGGAGTCCAAG GCCCAGGTGCTTTTCTTCCTCGTCATCATGATCTCCTTTGCCAACTACTTAGTGGGGACGCTGATCCCCCCATCTGAGGACAAGGCCTCCAAAGGCTTCTTCAGCTACCGGG CGGACATTTTTGTCCAGAACTTGGTACCCGACTGGCGGGGTGCAGAAGGCAGCTTCTTCGGGATGTTCTCCATCTTCTTTCCCTCGGCTACGGGCATCCTGGCAGGGGCCAACATCTCTGGGGACCTCAAG gaccctGCTGTAGCCATTCCCAAGGGAACACTCATGGCCATTTTCTGGACCACTGTCTCCTACCTGGCCATCTCGGCCACCATCG GCTCCTGCGTGGTTCGCGATGCCTCCGGGGTCCTGAATGCCACGGTGACCCCCGGCTCGGGCGCCTGCGAGGGGCTGGCCTGTGGCTACGGCTGGAACTTCACCGAGTGTGCCCACCAGCACAGCTGCCGCTATGGCCTCATCAACTACTACCAG ACCATGAGCATGGTGTCCGGCTTCGCGCCCCTGATCACAGCCGGCGTCTTTGGGGCCACGCTCTCCTCCGCCCTGGCCTGCCTCGTCTCTGCCGCCAAGGTCTTCCAG TGCCTGTGCGAGGACCAGCTGTACCCACTGATCGGCTTCTTCGGCAAGGGCTACGGCAAGAACAAGGAGCCCGTGCGTGGCTACCTGCTGGCCTACGCCATCGCCGTGGCCTTCATCATCATCG CTGAGCTCAACACCATTGCCCCCATCATCTCCAACTTCTTCCTGTGCTCCTACGCCCTCATCAACTTCAGCTGTTTCCACGCCTCCATCACCAACTCGCCCG GGTGGAGACCCTCGTTCCGATACTACAGCAAGTGGACGGCGCTGTTCGGGGCGGTCATCTCTGTGGTCATCATGTTCCTTCTCACCTGGTGGGCAGCCCTCATCGCCATCGGCGttgttctcttcctcctgctctaCGTGATCTACAAGAAGCCAG AGGTGAACTGGGGCTCCTCGGTTCAGGCCGGCTCCTACAACTTGGCCCTGAGCTACTCGGTGGGCCTCAACAAGGTGGAGGATCACATCAAGAACTACCG ccCCCAGTGCCTGGTGCTCACGGGGCCCCCCAACTTCCGCCCGGCCCTGGTTGACTTTGTGGGCACCTTCACCCGGAACCTCAGCCTGATGGTCTGTGGCCACGTGCTCATT GGACCCCGCAAACAGAGGATGCCTGAGCTCCGGCTCATTGCCAATGGGCACACCAAGTGGCTGAACAAGAGGAAGATCAAGGCTTTCTACTCAGACGTCATTGCCGAGGACCTCCGTAGCGGTGTACAGATTCTCATGCAG GCCACAGGTCTCGGGAGAATGAAGCCCAACATTCTGGTGATTGGGTTCAAGAAGAACTGGCAGTCGGCTCACCCGGCCACAGTGGAGGACTACATTGGCATCCTGCA CGATGCTTTTGATTTCAACTACGGTGTGTGTGTCATGAGGATGCGTGAGGGGCTCAACGTCTCAGAAGTGATGCAGGCACACA TGGACCCCGAGGCCCTGGTACGGGAGGAGCAGGCCAGCACCATGTTCCAGTCTGAGCAGGGCAAGAAGACCATAGACATCTACTGGCTATTTGACGACGGAG GCCTCACCCTCCTCATCCCCTATCTCCTCGGCCGCAAGAAGAGGTGGAACAAATGCAGGATCCGCGTGTTCGTGGGGGGCCAGATCAACAGGATGGACCAGGAGAGAAAGGC GATCATTTCTCTGTTGAGCAAGTTCCGACTGGGATTCCACGACGTTCACGTCCTTCCCGACATCAACCAGAAGCCGCGGGCTGAGCA cACCAAGAGGTTTGAGGACATGATTGCACCCTTCCGCCTGAATGACGGCCTCAAGGATGAGGCCGCTGTCACCGAGATGAGGCGGGACTGTCCCTGGAAGATCTCAGATGAGGAGATTAACAAGAACAGAGTCAAG
- the SLC12A3 gene encoding solute carrier family 12 member 3 isoform X3, with amino-acid sequence MAELPGSEMPGDPTLCSGRFSISTLLGGDEPPPPAAYDSSHPSHLTHGSTFYMRTFGYNTIDVVPAYEHYANSALPGEPRKVRPTLAHLHSFLKQEGGHLHALAFDSRPGHEMTDGLVEDETGTNSEKNPGEPVRFGWVKGVMIRCMLNIWGVILYLRLPWITAQAGIVLTWIIILLSVTVTSITGLSISAISTNGKVKSGGTYFLISRSLGPELGGSIGLIFAFANAVGVAMHTVGFAETVRDLLQEYGTPIVDPINDIRIIGVVTVTVLLAISLAGMEWESKAQVLFFLVIMISFANYLVGTLIPPSEDKASKGFFSYRADIFVQNLVPDWRGAEGSFFGMFSIFFPSATGILAGANISGDLKDPAVAIPKGTLMAIFWTTVSYLAISATIGSCVVRDASGVLNATVTPGSGACEGLACGYGWNFTECAHQHSCRYGLINYYQTMSMVSGFAPLITAGVFGATLSSALACLVSAAKVFQCLCEDQLYPLIGFFGKGYGKNKEPVRGYLLAYAIAVAFIIIAELNTIAPIISNFFLCSYALINFSCFHASITNSPGWRPSFRYYSKWTALFGAVISVVIMFLLTWWAALIAIGVVLFLLLYVIYKKPEVNWGSSVQAGSYNLALSYSVGLNKVEDHIKNYRPQCLVLTGPPNFRPALVDFVGTFTRNLSLMVCGHVLIGPRKQRMPELRLIANGHTKWLNKRKIKAFYSDVIAEDLRSGVQILMQATGLGRMKPNILVIGFKKNWQSAHPATVEDYIGILHDAFDFNYGVCVMRMREGLNVSEVMQAHINPVFDPVFDPAEDSKEAGTSGARPSVSGTHRHRHLNVHCSEVTCPCAPAVDPEALVREEQASTMFQSEQGKKTIDIYWLFDDGGLTLLIPYLLGRKKRWNKCRIRVFVGGQINRMDQERKAIISLLSKFRLGFHDVHVLPDINQKPRAEHTKRFEDMIAPFRLNDGLKDEAAVTEMRRDCPWKISDEEINKNRVKSLRQVRLNEILLDSSQDAALVVITLPIGRKGKCPSSLYMAWLETLSQDLRPPVILIRGNQENVLTFYCQ; translated from the exons ATGGCAGAGCTGCCGGGGTCAGAGATGCCAGGGGACCCCACGCTGTGCAGCGGGCGCTTCAGCATCAGCACGCTGCTGGGGGGCGATGAGCCCCCACCGCCGGCTGCCTATGACAGCAGCCACCCCAGCCACCTGACCCACGGCAGCACCTTCTACATGCGCACCTTCGGCTACAACACTATCGATGTGGTGCCCGCCTACGAGCACTATGCCAACAGCGCCCTGCCTGGAGAGCCCCGAAAGGTCCGGCCCACGCTGGCCCATCTGCACTCCTTCCTCAAG CAGGAAGGCGGCCATCTGCACGCCTTGGCCTTCGACAGCCGGCCCGGCCATGAGATGACTGACGGGCTGGTGGAGGACGAGACAGGCACCAACAGTGAGAAGAACCCTGGGGAGCCCGTGCGCTTTGGCTGGGTCAAGGGGGTGATG atCCGTTGCATGCTCAATATCTGGGGCGTGATCCTCTACCTACGGCTCCCCTGGATTACAGCCCAGGCGGGCATCG tccTGACCTGGATCATCATCTTGCTCTCGGTCACGGTGACCTCCATCACGGGCCTCTCCATCTCGGCCATCTCTACCAACGGCAAGGTCAAGTCAG GTGGCACCTACTTCCTCATCTCCCGGAGTCTCGGCCCAGAGCTCGGGGGCTCCATCGGCCTCATTTTCGCTTTTGCCAATGCTGTGGGCGTGGCCATGCACACCGTGGGCTTTGCAGAGACCGTGCGGGACCTGCTCCAG GAGTACGGCACGCCCATCGTGGACCCCATCAATGACATCCGCATCATTGGCGTGGTCACCGTCACCGTGCTGCTGGCCATCTCCCTGGCTGGCATGGAGTGGGAGTCCAAG GCCCAGGTGCTTTTCTTCCTCGTCATCATGATCTCCTTTGCCAACTACTTAGTGGGGACGCTGATCCCCCCATCTGAGGACAAGGCCTCCAAAGGCTTCTTCAGCTACCGGG CGGACATTTTTGTCCAGAACTTGGTACCCGACTGGCGGGGTGCAGAAGGCAGCTTCTTCGGGATGTTCTCCATCTTCTTTCCCTCGGCTACGGGCATCCTGGCAGGGGCCAACATCTCTGGGGACCTCAAG gaccctGCTGTAGCCATTCCCAAGGGAACACTCATGGCCATTTTCTGGACCACTGTCTCCTACCTGGCCATCTCGGCCACCATCG GCTCCTGCGTGGTTCGCGATGCCTCCGGGGTCCTGAATGCCACGGTGACCCCCGGCTCGGGCGCCTGCGAGGGGCTGGCCTGTGGCTACGGCTGGAACTTCACCGAGTGTGCCCACCAGCACAGCTGCCGCTATGGCCTCATCAACTACTACCAG ACCATGAGCATGGTGTCCGGCTTCGCGCCCCTGATCACAGCCGGCGTCTTTGGGGCCACGCTCTCCTCCGCCCTGGCCTGCCTCGTCTCTGCCGCCAAGGTCTTCCAG TGCCTGTGCGAGGACCAGCTGTACCCACTGATCGGCTTCTTCGGCAAGGGCTACGGCAAGAACAAGGAGCCCGTGCGTGGCTACCTGCTGGCCTACGCCATCGCCGTGGCCTTCATCATCATCG CTGAGCTCAACACCATTGCCCCCATCATCTCCAACTTCTTCCTGTGCTCCTACGCCCTCATCAACTTCAGCTGTTTCCACGCCTCCATCACCAACTCGCCCG GGTGGAGACCCTCGTTCCGATACTACAGCAAGTGGACGGCGCTGTTCGGGGCGGTCATCTCTGTGGTCATCATGTTCCTTCTCACCTGGTGGGCAGCCCTCATCGCCATCGGCGttgttctcttcctcctgctctaCGTGATCTACAAGAAGCCAG AGGTGAACTGGGGCTCCTCGGTTCAGGCCGGCTCCTACAACTTGGCCCTGAGCTACTCGGTGGGCCTCAACAAGGTGGAGGATCACATCAAGAACTACCG ccCCCAGTGCCTGGTGCTCACGGGGCCCCCCAACTTCCGCCCGGCCCTGGTTGACTTTGTGGGCACCTTCACCCGGAACCTCAGCCTGATGGTCTGTGGCCACGTGCTCATT GGACCCCGCAAACAGAGGATGCCTGAGCTCCGGCTCATTGCCAATGGGCACACCAAGTGGCTGAACAAGAGGAAGATCAAGGCTTTCTACTCAGACGTCATTGCCGAGGACCTCCGTAGCGGTGTACAGATTCTCATGCAG GCCACAGGTCTCGGGAGAATGAAGCCCAACATTCTGGTGATTGGGTTCAAGAAGAACTGGCAGTCGGCTCACCCGGCCACAGTGGAGGACTACATTGGCATCCTGCA CGATGCTTTTGATTTCAACTACGGTGTGTGTGTCATGAGGATGCGTGAGGGGCTCAACGTCTCAGAAGTGATGCAGGCACACA TTAACCCAGTATTTGACCCAGTGTTTGACCCAGCGGAGGACAGCAAAGAAGCCGGCACCAGCGGGGCCAGGCCATCTGTCTCAGGCACAC ACAGACACAGGCATTTGAATGTGCACTGCTCTGAGGTGACCTGTCCCTGTGCTCCCGCAGTGGACCCCGAGGCCCTGGTACGGGAGGAGCAGGCCAGCACCATGTTCCAGTCTGAGCAGGGCAAGAAGACCATAGACATCTACTGGCTATTTGACGACGGAG GCCTCACCCTCCTCATCCCCTATCTCCTCGGCCGCAAGAAGAGGTGGAACAAATGCAGGATCCGCGTGTTCGTGGGGGGCCAGATCAACAGGATGGACCAGGAGAGAAAGGC GATCATTTCTCTGTTGAGCAAGTTCCGACTGGGATTCCACGACGTTCACGTCCTTCCCGACATCAACCAGAAGCCGCGGGCTGAGCA cACCAAGAGGTTTGAGGACATGATTGCACCCTTCCGCCTGAATGACGGCCTCAAGGATGAGGCCGCTGTCACCGAGATGAGGCGGGACTGTCCCTGGAAGATCTCAGATGAGGAGATTAACAAGAACAGAGTCAAG
- the SLC12A3 gene encoding solute carrier family 12 member 3 isoform X2, translated as MAELPGSEMPGDPTLCSGRFSISTLLGGDEPPPPAAYDSSHPSHLTHGSTFYMRTFGYNTIDVVPAYEHYANSALPGEPRKVRPTLAHLHSFLKEGGHLHALAFDSRPGHEMTDGLVEDETGTNSEKNPGEPVRFGWVKGVMIRCMLNIWGVILYLRLPWITAQAGIVLTWIIILLSVTVTSITGLSISAISTNGKVKSGGTYFLISRSLGPELGGSIGLIFAFANAVGVAMHTVGFAETVRDLLQEYGTPIVDPINDIRIIGVVTVTVLLAISLAGMEWESKAQVLFFLVIMISFANYLVGTLIPPSEDKASKGFFSYRADIFVQNLVPDWRGAEGSFFGMFSIFFPSATGILAGANISGDLKDPAVAIPKGTLMAIFWTTVSYLAISATIGSCVVRDASGVLNATVTPGSGACEGLACGYGWNFTECAHQHSCRYGLINYYQTMSMVSGFAPLITAGVFGATLSSALACLVSAAKVFQCLCEDQLYPLIGFFGKGYGKNKEPVRGYLLAYAIAVAFIIIAELNTIAPIISNFFLCSYALINFSCFHASITNSPGWRPSFRYYSKWTALFGAVISVVIMFLLTWWAALIAIGVVLFLLLYVIYKKPEVNWGSSVQAGSYNLALSYSVGLNKVEDHIKNYRPQCLVLTGPPNFRPALVDFVGTFTRNLSLMVCGHVLIGPRKQRMPELRLIANGHTKWLNKRKIKAFYSDVIAEDLRSGVQILMQATGLGRMKPNILVIGFKKNWQSAHPATVEDYIGILHDAFDFNYGVCVMRMREGLNVSEVMQAHINPVFDPVFDPAEDSKEAGTSGARPSVSGTRQSPPRSRRSHLVGQLVGGHEGSWSRAGVDPEALVREEQASTMFQSEQGKKTIDIYWLFDDGGLTLLIPYLLGRKKRWNKCRIRVFVGGQINRMDQERKAIISLLSKFRLGFHDVHVLPDINQKPRAEHTKRFEDMIAPFRLNDGLKDEAAVTEMRRDCPWKISDEEINKNRVKSLRQVRLNEILLDSSQDAALVVITLPIGRKGKCPSSLYMAWLETLSQDLRPPVILIRGNQENVLTFYCQ; from the exons ATGGCAGAGCTGCCGGGGTCAGAGATGCCAGGGGACCCCACGCTGTGCAGCGGGCGCTTCAGCATCAGCACGCTGCTGGGGGGCGATGAGCCCCCACCGCCGGCTGCCTATGACAGCAGCCACCCCAGCCACCTGACCCACGGCAGCACCTTCTACATGCGCACCTTCGGCTACAACACTATCGATGTGGTGCCCGCCTACGAGCACTATGCCAACAGCGCCCTGCCTGGAGAGCCCCGAAAGGTCCGGCCCACGCTGGCCCATCTGCACTCCTTCCTCAAG GAAGGCGGCCATCTGCACGCCTTGGCCTTCGACAGCCGGCCCGGCCATGAGATGACTGACGGGCTGGTGGAGGACGAGACAGGCACCAACAGTGAGAAGAACCCTGGGGAGCCCGTGCGCTTTGGCTGGGTCAAGGGGGTGATG atCCGTTGCATGCTCAATATCTGGGGCGTGATCCTCTACCTACGGCTCCCCTGGATTACAGCCCAGGCGGGCATCG tccTGACCTGGATCATCATCTTGCTCTCGGTCACGGTGACCTCCATCACGGGCCTCTCCATCTCGGCCATCTCTACCAACGGCAAGGTCAAGTCAG GTGGCACCTACTTCCTCATCTCCCGGAGTCTCGGCCCAGAGCTCGGGGGCTCCATCGGCCTCATTTTCGCTTTTGCCAATGCTGTGGGCGTGGCCATGCACACCGTGGGCTTTGCAGAGACCGTGCGGGACCTGCTCCAG GAGTACGGCACGCCCATCGTGGACCCCATCAATGACATCCGCATCATTGGCGTGGTCACCGTCACCGTGCTGCTGGCCATCTCCCTGGCTGGCATGGAGTGGGAGTCCAAG GCCCAGGTGCTTTTCTTCCTCGTCATCATGATCTCCTTTGCCAACTACTTAGTGGGGACGCTGATCCCCCCATCTGAGGACAAGGCCTCCAAAGGCTTCTTCAGCTACCGGG CGGACATTTTTGTCCAGAACTTGGTACCCGACTGGCGGGGTGCAGAAGGCAGCTTCTTCGGGATGTTCTCCATCTTCTTTCCCTCGGCTACGGGCATCCTGGCAGGGGCCAACATCTCTGGGGACCTCAAG gaccctGCTGTAGCCATTCCCAAGGGAACACTCATGGCCATTTTCTGGACCACTGTCTCCTACCTGGCCATCTCGGCCACCATCG GCTCCTGCGTGGTTCGCGATGCCTCCGGGGTCCTGAATGCCACGGTGACCCCCGGCTCGGGCGCCTGCGAGGGGCTGGCCTGTGGCTACGGCTGGAACTTCACCGAGTGTGCCCACCAGCACAGCTGCCGCTATGGCCTCATCAACTACTACCAG ACCATGAGCATGGTGTCCGGCTTCGCGCCCCTGATCACAGCCGGCGTCTTTGGGGCCACGCTCTCCTCCGCCCTGGCCTGCCTCGTCTCTGCCGCCAAGGTCTTCCAG TGCCTGTGCGAGGACCAGCTGTACCCACTGATCGGCTTCTTCGGCAAGGGCTACGGCAAGAACAAGGAGCCCGTGCGTGGCTACCTGCTGGCCTACGCCATCGCCGTGGCCTTCATCATCATCG CTGAGCTCAACACCATTGCCCCCATCATCTCCAACTTCTTCCTGTGCTCCTACGCCCTCATCAACTTCAGCTGTTTCCACGCCTCCATCACCAACTCGCCCG GGTGGAGACCCTCGTTCCGATACTACAGCAAGTGGACGGCGCTGTTCGGGGCGGTCATCTCTGTGGTCATCATGTTCCTTCTCACCTGGTGGGCAGCCCTCATCGCCATCGGCGttgttctcttcctcctgctctaCGTGATCTACAAGAAGCCAG AGGTGAACTGGGGCTCCTCGGTTCAGGCCGGCTCCTACAACTTGGCCCTGAGCTACTCGGTGGGCCTCAACAAGGTGGAGGATCACATCAAGAACTACCG ccCCCAGTGCCTGGTGCTCACGGGGCCCCCCAACTTCCGCCCGGCCCTGGTTGACTTTGTGGGCACCTTCACCCGGAACCTCAGCCTGATGGTCTGTGGCCACGTGCTCATT GGACCCCGCAAACAGAGGATGCCTGAGCTCCGGCTCATTGCCAATGGGCACACCAAGTGGCTGAACAAGAGGAAGATCAAGGCTTTCTACTCAGACGTCATTGCCGAGGACCTCCGTAGCGGTGTACAGATTCTCATGCAG GCCACAGGTCTCGGGAGAATGAAGCCCAACATTCTGGTGATTGGGTTCAAGAAGAACTGGCAGTCGGCTCACCCGGCCACAGTGGAGGACTACATTGGCATCCTGCA CGATGCTTTTGATTTCAACTACGGTGTGTGTGTCATGAGGATGCGTGAGGGGCTCAACGTCTCAGAAGTGATGCAGGCACACA TTAACCCAGTATTTGACCCAGTGTTTGACCCAGCGGAGGACAGCAAAGAAGCCGGCACCAGCGGGGCCAGGCCATCTGTCTCAGGCACACGTCAGTCCCCACCCCGCTCAAGGCGCTCTCACCTCGTGGGGCAGCTAGTGGGGGGCCATGAGGGAAGCTGGTCAAGGGCAGGAG TGGACCCCGAGGCCCTGGTACGGGAGGAGCAGGCCAGCACCATGTTCCAGTCTGAGCAGGGCAAGAAGACCATAGACATCTACTGGCTATTTGACGACGGAG GCCTCACCCTCCTCATCCCCTATCTCCTCGGCCGCAAGAAGAGGTGGAACAAATGCAGGATCCGCGTGTTCGTGGGGGGCCAGATCAACAGGATGGACCAGGAGAGAAAGGC GATCATTTCTCTGTTGAGCAAGTTCCGACTGGGATTCCACGACGTTCACGTCCTTCCCGACATCAACCAGAAGCCGCGGGCTGAGCA cACCAAGAGGTTTGAGGACATGATTGCACCCTTCCGCCTGAATGACGGCCTCAAGGATGAGGCCGCTGTCACCGAGATGAGGCGGGACTGTCCCTGGAAGATCTCAGATGAGGAGATTAACAAGAACAGAGTCAAG